tagactttggtatgctgtatcgagtgtctgagatagacgtcgatctacatcataagctcgtcgatacaccgtaagtctagagtcttatcggttctgagaaagactcggcggttctgccctagctaggctgatctgccctagactcggactctgactctgttctaggTCAAtatattaacatatcaatctgactctgttctaagtcaatacattaacatatcagtctgataatctgcaaatctcaatgcaataaaataaagtatgtgatttagggaaactcaagtcaaacctaacttgagtcgtgcaatcccaactcaacattaatttatacctttgttgCTGTCTTTCTgaatctgtcgaagtctcgaacacaaggtctgtcaatactcaatctcgcaatgacaatatcaatatgctgtatcaatattcttaaTCAATTCAccacatctctgttttatcaaattctgacggtacaaccgtacaatcttgcgatactgataatactatatcagtctatatcaattccaaacatttacaatcaaccaccatcCAAATCTGAtgtcaattctagtcaatttcattctgaaattcataacaattccatattcagtccgtttcttaatctgacttcgattctacgctgtctaacatatcaagaacaacatatatgacgtgtattcaattctaacaacatcatattttcaaaacatgtcaaaacgtagtaaaacttacgtcctgctgtagcctgcgttgctaggaacacggtgccgTGCTCAGATTCaaatttggacggacggattgaaatataaacgCGTAAGGATTTCTGGAGGATTTTCTCGGTTTCCTTCCTTCTTATCACTATATTTTGCaggatatacgtatatatatatatatatatatatatatatatatatatatatatctgattGCATGTTGAGGAAACGTGTCTCGTTTTCTTAtatttcggtcggcgctcgagcggtgataatataccgctcgggcgcggccctCTCTGCCCGAAATATTTTCGaatgcacccttggcgctcgggcggtcaaaaactaccgcccgggcgccaactcttctgcccgCAACGTATATttgatgaacactggcgctcgggcggtcactttctaccgctcgggcgccagactttctgtccCCAAGTGGTATAAATCATATACTTGCTCCGATTTGATCTCGTAATGGCCCGGTTATACTCATATTATCTTAACTCcaataatctcatgttaatataattaaaatctcatattaacataatcaagatcttggcccttacaTCAATAATGCATacatcttttttttcttttaccaAGAAGACGATAAAAacaatttgaattaaaatttgcGTGATAAAGTGATGTGATGTATCACTGATAAGTATTAGCATGGTGTgttttttatttgatgaaaatttGCTTATATATGTTTGTCCTCGGTGCAAATGTATTATTCTTGTGCTTCTATCATTCTTCGTTTATCTGTATTTAAATGCATCGTTATTGTTCATTCCTGTAGATTTTCGTTCGATGTTTGATCAAGTAATTGCAGCACATGAGGTCTGTATGTTTTAAATTAAGTTTGTGGTTTAATGTTTGATTAAAATCGTTAATTTATTTCTTTGTGATTATATATttgcaaataaaattttgattttgaactTCTATTTGAGGTACGCGttgatataaattaatttacttGACTATTCGAATATAAATTATGAATTTGTCATCATCTTACGTTTTGAGTTTATGATTAAAATGTTTAATTATGTTTCTATGTATTAttagttatttttattattttatattatgcaaatgataataaaaatacttattgttgttgttttatacaggtagtatataaaaaaattagtataatgatttatttattttacaccaataatataaatttttttattataaatacggttaatattgtttttaattacttaaatgtaaataaatattacaattaatttcatatgttattattttttttgacaTGCGTAGGatcaaaaatttatattataaaatttattatttataatattattgacTTATAAGATACAACtaagaaatatattttttgtattttagaataataatcaactttttttttgaaaataataataatacttttatttataattattattgatgTTGTTGTTTATAAAGGTAgcatataaaaaattaagtattacaattttattttacacaggtaatataaaatttattagtataaatattgtatttttgttcttaatttattaaacataaaatcagttgtataattaaattttttaattattattttattcccaGTGCGTATTTGTGAAAACTTactattattaaaatattattttattataattaactTGTAAGATATAAATaagaaatacaatattttattttataataaaaacaaCACTTACAATTGTAATTCTTatgatttttgttttatttaggTATGTTATAAAAAAAAGGTATTACACTTGATTTATTTTACACaaacaatataaaatatattattataaatttttatttaatttattaaataaaaataagtagtatgattttattattaacttAATTTGTATTTATTAGGACCTATTATTAATTTAcataactaaaataaaatttattatttctaaaaactttattaaaaaaatatacatataaatgattttattattaatttttttccctatttagtatgaaatttattatcataattatttttattattacttacttactaaataaaaaataataatattattgataGTAGTTGTTCAGTAAAACAAAATAAGCATtatcatcattattattataattattcttaataaaatttttttccCTATTTAGTATGAAATTTATTAtcctaattatttttattattacttacttactaaataaaaaataataatattattgataGTAGTTGTTCAGTAAAACAAAATAAGCATtatcatcattattattataattattcttaataaaaatgaaagcatatgtaaattaatttttatagcatattattttgttatatttctcattttgttattcaattgaaattttataaaatttattattacctttttattttgtgtgacctattgattttttttataggaaTGGACAGTGTGCCGGTGCTTTTATTCGTAGGTGGTAATGTTATTATAGGACATCACACCGTAAAATATAGTACCACTGCATTGAGGGCAACACGAATACCAAGATCTATTAATTTGCATGAGTTGAAAGAAATAGTATACCGTCTGACAAATATTGaaagttcaaaatttaatttaaaattgtcaACAAAATATTCCTACATGGATAAGTCACATTGCGTAGAAGTGCATCTTGACATCAATGATGACAACAATTTACAGTTTATGCTGGATTCTATTAACGAAATGCGGTGTATTGAATTGTATATCGAAAAGGATTTCATTGAGCATAATGTAGATGTTGAGGTTCCTGAATCATACATTCCATGTATAACTGAAGGGTTCGATTCGATGGGATTTCATGATGAAGCTGGTACTTCCGCTGCTGCTTTTTTCGAACCAATAGATGAAAATCGATTTAATTCGCATGATTGGACTGGGGGATGGGATCGGTATATTACTGACACCGTAGAAGAAAATGTTAGTTGGCCGATTTCCGCACGAGGATGGGATTCTGGTGCAAGAGGATGGTACTCAGTTGACACAAATCCTGTAGGTTTGGATTGTTCACCGAGTGCTGGATCGGGTCATGGACTGACACCTGTCGTACATGATGAACAAAGATCACGTGAGTTGTCATTAGATGTTCACCTTCACGCCACTGAAATATTTACTGAACCTGATACAACTACAAGTGAAATAGATGAAGATGAGCATGAAGACGGAAATGCCACATTTGCTGATATTGGTCCATCTCATACCAACACCAGTGATCATATGCATGCGTATCCTTTTGAAAACATTTCAAATCTTGAACACCGACCTGATGCATTACTATTTTTTGTCCCGCCTGTCGGTCAATCTTTATATGACGTACCTCAATTCTTTAGTACAATATATGATGAGCAACACCCTGATTGTGTTGGAATTCCATCTGCAtcgaatttgagttattacaacgCAGATAGAGGAGAACTTTGCACGAACATGGTTTTTAAAGATAAAAAGCATTTGATAGCAGCAGTTAAGGACTTTTCAGTTAGAATTGCTCGACGTGAGTATGAAGTTGTGGAGAGTACAAAGACTTTGTGGAAAGTTAGTTGTAAAAATAAACACTCAAATATCAACTGTAGGTGGGGTCTTCGTGCATCGTTAAAATCAAAATTGAGGTATTTCAAGATCACGAAATATGGTGGTCCACATACATGTATGTCTAGCCAGGTAGGGTTAGACCACCATAACTTGGACAAAAATATGATTGCAAAAACACTTGTCGGTATAGTTCGGTGTGATCCTTCGTATGAGATTAAATATGTTATCCAGCTTGTGAAAGATCGATATAATTATCAAATCTCATATGGTAAGGCATGGTACAGTTTAAAACGGGCGGTGGAAAATGTATATGGTACATGGGAGAGTTCAGTACGTCTTTTGCCAAGGTACATGGGTGACCTTGTTAAGTACAATCCAGACACTATTGTAGAGTGGAACCATTTACCGAGATACAATTCTCAATTAAAGGTGTTAAACTACGTGTTTTGGGCCTTCCGACCATGTATAGATGGGTTCGCACATTGTCGAAAAATAATTAGTGTTGATGGTACTCATTTATACACGAAGTATAAGCACAAGATGCTTATAGCTGTGGGTTTAGATGGAAACAACCAAATCTTACCCTTAGCATTTGCCATAGTCGATGAGGAAACATACGACTCCTGGAAGTGGTTTTTGGAACTTCTATGCAAGCATGTGGTTCGAGGATCAACAGGTGTGTGCCTTATCTCCGATAGACATCGTGGAATCATTAATGCTGTTGAGAAGATACCCGATTTTAGACATCCACGTGGCGTACATCGTTTTCGTCTTAGACATGTATGTTCTAATTTCAATACACATTTCAAAAATGTGCACCTAAAAGATTTATGTTGGAAAGCAGGCACACAACATCAAATACGTAAATTTGATGCCATCATGGATGAAATTAAAAATCTCTAATCGAGAGCTTTTGTTTATCTCTCTCAAATTGATAAACACAAATGGACTCTTGCTCACGATGGGGGATGGCGACGTGGTGTTATGACGACCAACATGTCAGAGTGTCTTAATTCTGTTCTGAAGGGTGCTCGTCGACTTCCTGTATCAGCGTTAGTTCAGTTGACATTCAATCGTTGCGTGCAGTATTTCATCGATCGTATCACACGAAGGCAACGTATGATTCAGAGCAATCAGCCTTGGCCTGATTACGCTTTTCGACTGTACGAGAAATGGTCTTCGAGATCTAGTGAACACACTGTTGTGCGTACCGAGATTAGAGACCAATCGGCATCTGTTGTTACGGAAGGGCGACAAGGTCGGGGCGAACGTGTACAGGTTGTGACCCTCAGTCTTAATGAATGCTCATGTGGAAAATGGACTATCTTTCACATGCAATATGTACCGCCAAATGGTATGGATTAGATCCTACACAATTTGTACAACATTGGTTTCAGATGAGTGAATACGTAGACACGTACGAGGGAAGATTTCGTCCAATTGCTGATGAGAAATATTGGGATGAACCAACATTCGAATTGTGTCACAACCCGAATAGGCGTCAAAGAAAGAGAAAAGGGAGAGACTGAACTACAAGAATC
The Primulina eburnea isolate SZY01 chromosome 5, ASM2296580v1, whole genome shotgun sequence genome window above contains:
- the LOC140833034 gene encoding uncharacterized protein, whose product is MDSVPVLLFVGGNVIIGHHTVKYSTTALRATRIPRSINLHELKEIVYRLTNIESSKFNLKLSTKYSYMDKSHCVEVHLDINDDNNLQFMLDSINEMRCIELYIEKDFIEHNVDVEVPESYIPCITEGFDSMGFHDEAGTSAAAFFEPIDENRFNSHDWTGGWDRYITDTVEENVSWPISARGWDSGARGWYSVDTNPVGLDCSPSAGSGHGLTPVVHDEQRSRELSLDVHLHATEIFTEPDTTTSEIDEDEHEDGNATFADIGPSHTNTSDHMHAYPFENISNLEHRPDALLFFVPPVGQSLYDVPQFFSTIYDEQHPDCVGIPSASNLSYYNADRGELCTNMVFKDKKHLIAAVKDFSVRIARREYEVVESTKTLWKVSCKNKHSNINCRWGLRASLKSKLRYFKITKYGGPHTCMSSQVGLDHHNLDKNMIAKTLVGIVRCDPSYEIKYVIQLVKDRYNYQISYGKAWYSLKRAVENVYGTWESSVRLLPRYMGDLVKYNPDTIVEWNHLPRYNSQLKVLNYVFWAFRPCIDGFAHCRKIISVDGTHLYTKYKHKMLIAVGLDGNNQILPLAFAIVEINIYFDNIKKLR